In Campylobacter sp. RM16187, the DNA window CCGTAGGTATTTGGCAGTTTATGGCTCCTACGGCTAAGCTTTATGGTCTTAGAGTAGATGAGTACGCTGATGAGCGTAAAGATCCAATAGCTGCCACTATCGCCGCTACAAAGTATCTTCAAAATTTAAAAGATGAATTTGGAAAATGGTATTTGGCTATGATGGCATATAATTGTGGAGGAACTAGGCTAAAATCTGCTATAAAAAAGGCCGGAGGCGATGATATACACGTGCTTCTTGATAGCAAAAAAGGTTATTTGCCAAAAGAAACCAGGGCTTTTGTCACTAAAATTTTAACTGTAGCAAATATAGCTGCTGATAATAGCTTCAAAAACTCAAGCGATTCTAATTTGATAAGCGATGCTAAAGTTGTTGAGCTTGCCAAGATTGATGTTCCTGGAGGAACTACCTTGATGGAGGTTGGAGACAGTATAGGAGTTAGCTTAAAAAGAATGAAAGAGTATAACTCTCATCTTAAATTCGTATATACTCCACCTACGGATAAGCAATACTATCTATACATTCCTAAAAATAAAGAAAATATGTTTAATGATAATTTTGAGGCCTCCCAAAATCGTAAATTTGAAATTTATACAATAAAAAAAGATGATACTCTCTTGGCTATTGCTCAAAAAACAGGAGTTAGTCATAAGATAATCAAAGAGTATAATAATCTAACATCCGATAAGCTAAAGCCAAATGAGAACATAGTGATCCCTACGGAGCAAAACATCAACTATCTTGCTGAATATATAGTAAAGAGCGGAGATAGCCTAAATGAAATTTCTGAGAAATTTGATGTCGCACTTAAGGATTTAAAGGATGCAAACAGTCTAATTAGCTCAAATTCATCTATCGGAGCAAAGCTTGCTACTGCAAAATAGTATCAAATTCGGCCTTTTGGCTATTTTTGTATCTATTTTTTTTACAGGATGCTCTTGGATAGGTATAAATTTTGGTCCTACGGGACCTACAAACGTAAAGATAAATAATTCAAAAGGTGTTCATCAAGCCACCATGCGTCCCTATACCATAAACGGAAAGACATATTATCCGACTATAGTAAGCGTGGGAGATAGGGCAAGTGGAATAGCCAGTTGGTATGGACCGAATTTTCATGGCAAAAAAACCTCAAACGGTGAAATTTATAATATGTATAATATGACTGCCGCGCATAAAACTTTGCCTATGAATACAATGGTGAGAGTTACAAATTTAAAGAACGGCAAAAATATTATAGTTAGAATTAATGATCGTGGTCCTTTTGTGGCTGGCAGGGTTATAGATCTGTCAAAAGTAGGAGCGCAAAAGATAGACATGATAGCATCTGGCACTGCACCTGTAGTGCTTGAAGTTGTCGGGTTTAATGGTAGTATAAATAGC includes these proteins:
- a CDS encoding septal ring lytic transglycosylase RlpA family protein, whose translation is MLLQNSIKFGLLAIFVSIFFTGCSWIGINFGPTGPTNVKINNSKGVHQATMRPYTINGKTYYPTIVSVGDRASGIASWYGPNFHGKKTSNGEIYNMYNMTAAHKTLPMNTMVRVTNLKNGKNIIVRINDRGPFVAGRVIDLSKVGAQKIDMIASGTAPVVLEVVGFNGSINSKVANIPSSQKPKVSSRVQQDTFVGGIFMVQIGAFRNLSGANAYKRTHSARNYNTQIKEYILDGRAIYRVFLVGFRSENEARDFIEAGHIEGAFIARE
- a CDS encoding lytic transglycosylase domain-containing protein; translated protein: MRILKIVFLCMTCTMFLSASTMNKNVKDVTESQKKVLKEFDIDYKFLTSPYYKTVKNSIKDSKKKEFARTIENGYRHIPVLQKIIKDSGIPESFLYLAMIESGFSNEVVSRVKAVGIWQFMAPTAKLYGLRVDEYADERKDPIAATIAATKYLQNLKDEFGKWYLAMMAYNCGGTRLKSAIKKAGGDDIHVLLDSKKGYLPKETRAFVTKILTVANIAADNSFKNSSDSNLISDAKVVELAKIDVPGGTTLMEVGDSIGVSLKRMKEYNSHLKFVYTPPTDKQYYLYIPKNKENMFNDNFEASQNRKFEIYTIKKDDTLLAIAQKTGVSHKIIKEYNNLTSDKLKPNENIVIPTEQNINYLAEYIVKSGDSLNEISEKFDVALKDLKDANSLISSNSSIGAKLATAK